Proteins from one Streptomyces caniferus genomic window:
- a CDS encoding nuclear transport factor 2 family protein translates to MTTTSDRERVWELHTTSEFSSLDLDTTMATMSDEPEVVHVPTAMGARGRASVRHFYRRWFVGHNAADFAIAPLTRTTGGTRLVDEMLVSFTHDVEVPWILPGVPPTGRRVEIPLIAVVSFEGALISGEHIYWDQAAVLGQTGLLPAETMARLPVVADQHGALTDGPLNQLAGEQRRG, encoded by the coding sequence GTGACCACCACTTCTGACCGGGAGCGTGTCTGGGAGCTGCACACCACCAGCGAGTTCAGCAGCCTCGATCTCGACACGACGATGGCCACCATGTCGGACGAGCCGGAGGTGGTGCATGTGCCCACGGCGATGGGCGCCCGCGGCAGGGCGTCCGTGCGGCACTTCTACCGCCGCTGGTTCGTGGGGCACAACGCGGCGGATTTCGCCATCGCGCCGCTGACCCGCACCACGGGCGGGACGCGGCTCGTCGACGAAATGCTGGTCTCGTTCACCCACGACGTCGAGGTGCCGTGGATCCTCCCCGGTGTGCCGCCGACCGGACGGCGCGTCGAGATCCCGCTCATCGCGGTGGTCTCGTTCGAGGGCGCGCTGATCTCCGGTGAGCACATCTACTGGGACCAGGCCGCGGTGCTCGGCCAGACCGGCCTCCTCCCGGCGGAGACGATGGCGCGGCTGCCGGTCGTGGCGGATCAGCACGGGGCGCTGACGGACGGCCCGCTCAATCAGCTGGCCGGCGAACAGCGCCGCGGCTGA
- a CDS encoding agmatine deiminase family protein has translation MVAAVGGALGACGAQDGGRPAARGGSAVPAGAESGGGWRLPEEAHPHESTYMAWPTRRIWGPDLAGVREDIARIARTIAEFEPVALLANEQEAQAARRACGSGVEVVPVPVDDLWMRDSGPVFVLGPDGVAGVDLNFNGWGNKQEHGRDARVARTVLDDERLTRIKAPITAEGGAVEGDGRGTLLVAESSLVNDNRNPGASRKDIERALEDLFGATTVIWVKGVKGKDITDYHIDALARFSEPGVVVLSTPAEHARPNAFTPAYEQARTVLERAVDARGKRLDVVELPEPADIGRRGKGFLACYVNYYVVNGGVIMPRFGDRKADDRAAAVLRELYPGRKVVPVPVDHLGEGGGGIHCSTQQLPKAG, from the coding sequence ATGGTCGCGGCCGTAGGCGGAGCCCTGGGTGCCTGCGGCGCCCAGGACGGCGGCCGGCCCGCGGCGCGCGGAGGGAGCGCGGTCCCCGCGGGCGCCGAGTCAGGCGGCGGATGGCGGCTGCCCGAGGAGGCCCATCCGCACGAGTCGACCTATATGGCGTGGCCCACCCGCCGGATCTGGGGGCCGGACCTCGCCGGTGTGCGCGAGGACATCGCCCGCATCGCCCGTACCATCGCCGAGTTCGAGCCGGTGGCCCTTCTGGCCAACGAACAGGAGGCGCAGGCGGCCCGTCGGGCGTGCGGGTCCGGCGTGGAGGTCGTCCCGGTCCCGGTGGACGACCTGTGGATGCGGGACAGCGGCCCGGTCTTCGTCCTCGGGCCCGACGGCGTCGCCGGCGTCGACCTCAACTTCAACGGCTGGGGCAACAAGCAGGAGCACGGCCGCGACGCCCGGGTCGCCCGCACGGTCCTGGACGACGAGCGCCTCACCAGGATCAAGGCGCCGATCACCGCCGAGGGCGGGGCGGTGGAGGGCGATGGCCGGGGGACCCTGCTGGTCGCGGAGAGCTCGCTGGTCAACGACAACCGCAACCCCGGCGCCTCCCGCAAGGACATCGAGCGGGCGCTGGAGGACCTGTTCGGCGCCACCACGGTGATCTGGGTGAAGGGCGTCAAGGGCAAGGACATCACGGACTATCACATCGATGCGCTGGCACGGTTCTCCGAACCCGGCGTCGTGGTCCTGAGCACCCCGGCCGAGCACGCCCGCCCGAACGCCTTCACCCCCGCCTACGAACAGGCCCGCACGGTCCTGGAACGGGCCGTCGACGCCCGGGGGAAGCGGCTCGATGTCGTCGAACTGCCCGAGCCCGCCGACATCGGGCGCCGGGGGAAGGGCTTCCTGGCCTGCTATGTGAACTACTACGTGGTCAACGGAGGGGTCATCATGCCCCGCTTCGGCGACCGGAAGGCCGACGACCGGGCCGCGGCCGTCCTGCGGGAGCTGTACCCGGGGCGGAAGGTGGTGCCGGTGCCCGTCGACCACCTCGGCGAGGGCGGCGGCGGCATCCACTGCTCCACCCAGCAACTCCCCAAGGCCGGCTGA
- a CDS encoding TetR/AcrR family transcriptional regulator, translating to MPDRPTQILEAAARLIARRGVRGLRVEEVSAEAGVSTALIYYHFKDRTGLLRRTLEFINRRAVRYTDAAFDVSDDPRTQLTEILLRELQDVPHVRENSAAWGELRATAVFDPDLRELLATATREWNDDLADLILRARAADPALAGTDPQAAAERLTALVEGVSERWLSGTTSLQRAHELIRGAVEAELRPA from the coding sequence ATGCCGGACAGGCCCACCCAGATCCTCGAAGCCGCCGCCCGGCTGATCGCCCGGCGCGGCGTCCGCGGGCTGCGCGTCGAGGAGGTGTCAGCGGAGGCCGGCGTCTCGACCGCACTGATCTACTACCACTTCAAGGACCGCACCGGACTGCTGCGCCGCACCCTGGAGTTCATCAACCGGCGCGCGGTCCGCTACACCGACGCCGCCTTCGACGTCTCCGACGATCCGCGGACACAGCTCACCGAGATCCTGCTGCGGGAGCTGCAGGACGTCCCGCACGTCAGGGAGAACAGCGCGGCGTGGGGCGAGTTGCGCGCCACCGCCGTCTTCGACCCGGACCTGCGGGAGCTGCTGGCCACCGCGACCCGCGAGTGGAACGACGATCTCGCCGACCTGATACTCCGGGCCCGGGCGGCCGATCCGGCGCTCGCCGGGACCGACCCGCAGGCGGCGGCCGAGCGGCTCACCGCCCTGGTCGAGGGCGTGAGCGAACGCTGGCTGAGCGGCACCACCTCGCTCCAGCGGGCCCACGAGCTGATCCGCGGTGCGGTCGAGGCGGAACTCCGGCCCGCCTGA
- a CDS encoding MFS transporter, with product MPDIPRPAASGPLRLRDFRLLLAGAAAGQLGAQVTLVALPLVAVLVLDAPAFQVGLLTAAETAAFLLVGLPAGAWVDRMRKLPLMIRADVVRALAMASIPLAAVAGVLTMAQLYVVALVTGVATVFFDVAHQSFLPQLLPHDQLVSGNGALETVRSSAQVAGPGIGGGLVQLLGAALAIVADAVGYALSALFLWGIKHPESLPERGPEASLRRDVGEGLRFVFGHRLLRVIAVTTGLGNFFTAVLMATQSVFLVRVLGLAPGVVGLLLAASAVGGLAGALCAGRLAARLGQARIIWLSALVTGPFALLWPLSGRGAGAALFALGSGVVFFGAVVYNVAQVSFRQSLCPPRLLGRMNATLRFLMWGTLPLGALAGGALADAFGARVALVWCAAGFLLVPLPLLLSPLRRMRELPVAAPAEDTDAVPDGTSDQAEPAPLG from the coding sequence ATGCCCGACATACCCCGACCCGCGGCCAGCGGCCCGCTGCGTCTGCGCGACTTCCGCCTTCTGCTCGCCGGTGCCGCGGCCGGACAACTCGGCGCCCAGGTCACCCTGGTCGCCCTGCCGCTCGTCGCGGTGCTCGTACTCGACGCCCCCGCCTTCCAGGTGGGACTGCTCACCGCCGCGGAGACCGCCGCGTTCCTGCTGGTCGGGCTGCCGGCCGGGGCCTGGGTCGACCGGATGCGCAAGCTGCCGCTGATGATCCGCGCCGATGTGGTGCGGGCCCTGGCGATGGCGAGCATCCCGCTGGCCGCCGTCGCCGGTGTGCTGACGATGGCGCAGTTGTACGTCGTCGCCCTGGTGACCGGCGTGGCGACGGTCTTCTTCGACGTCGCCCACCAGAGCTTCCTGCCCCAGCTGCTCCCCCATGACCAGTTGGTCTCGGGCAACGGGGCGCTGGAGACGGTCCGTTCCTCGGCGCAGGTCGCGGGTCCCGGGATCGGCGGCGGTCTCGTCCAACTGCTGGGCGCCGCACTGGCCATCGTCGCCGACGCCGTCGGCTATGCGCTCTCCGCGCTGTTCCTGTGGGGCATCAAGCACCCCGAGAGCCTCCCCGAACGCGGGCCGGAGGCCTCGCTGCGCCGGGACGTCGGTGAGGGGCTGCGCTTCGTCTTCGGGCACCGGCTGCTGCGCGTGATCGCCGTGACGACCGGGCTGGGAAACTTCTTCACCGCGGTGCTGATGGCCACTCAGTCCGTCTTCCTGGTGCGCGTGCTGGGACTGGCCCCCGGAGTGGTCGGCCTCCTGCTGGCCGCCTCGGCCGTGGGCGGACTGGCCGGGGCGCTGTGCGCGGGCCGGCTCGCCGCCCGGCTCGGCCAGGCCCGGATCATCTGGCTGTCCGCGCTGGTCACCGGCCCGTTCGCGCTGCTGTGGCCGCTTTCCGGACGCGGCGCCGGGGCCGCGCTGTTCGCCCTCGGCTCCGGCGTGGTCTTCTTCGGCGCCGTGGTCTACAACGTGGCTCAGGTGAGCTTCCGCCAGTCCCTGTGCCCGCCCCGGCTGCTCGGCCGGATGAATGCCACACTGCGGTTCCTGATGTGGGGCACCCTGCCGCTCGGCGCACTGGCCGGCGGCGCCCTGGCGGATGCCTTCGGGGCCCGGGTGGCGCTGGTGTGGTGTGCGGCCGGATTCCTGCTCGTACCGCTGCCGCTGCTGCTCTCCCCGCTGCGGCGGATGCGTGAACTGCCCGTCGCCGCACCGGCGGAGGACACGGATGCCGTCCCGGACGGCACCTCCGACCAGGCCGAGCCCGCGCCCCTCGGCTGA
- a CDS encoding non-ribosomal peptide synthetase, giving the protein MLSITSQYLARYRRLDTGDGAPVLLPVTGAQRRFALVRAMDPAGRPDLVPMFFAFPHGTVDPVRLAAAANRLAALHPVLRSRLTVLRGTPVLRPEEPQVPVTRLACAPGEDAATVLRRALGSWPPQGAPLRLFLVQDGPGGTEEVLAVVLDHTACDGQSLARIVEELGAAYDEGPGSGRPDAFEVAAELAAYRDAVLLQLDAEERAGAPAAMAYWGERLRAVREQAPLPRPDSPAAGSAPSGSAAVRMPAPPAGVPFPDLLHACRAAAAVLFGAGHVVPLGYPWGGRPPGAAPVLGCFLNTVVFPTATGDAPAASATAEAWWDDLDHAATPFDAVVHAARAAGSGWTGRLDGMLTVDDARRHPPLRLGGVTGREVHIDGRAVRGPFAVSVTQGPQLHLRMVWDRAILPDDTAESAFTALADALRTPAPTPA; this is encoded by the coding sequence GTGCTCAGCATCACGAGCCAGTACCTGGCCCGCTACCGGCGACTCGACACCGGCGACGGGGCCCCGGTCCTGCTGCCCGTCACGGGCGCCCAGCGTCGCTTCGCACTGGTGCGTGCCATGGACCCCGCCGGGCGGCCGGACCTCGTGCCGATGTTCTTCGCCTTTCCGCACGGCACGGTGGATCCCGTACGCCTCGCGGCGGCCGCGAACCGGCTCGCCGCCCTGCACCCCGTGCTGCGCTCCCGGCTCACCGTGCTGCGCGGCACCCCGGTGCTCCGCCCGGAAGAGCCGCAGGTGCCCGTGACCCGGCTGGCCTGCGCGCCCGGTGAGGACGCGGCCACCGTGCTGCGTCGCGCCCTGGGCAGCTGGCCCCCGCAGGGTGCGCCGCTGCGGCTGTTCCTGGTGCAGGACGGTCCCGGGGGCACCGAAGAGGTGCTCGCCGTGGTCCTGGACCACACCGCGTGCGACGGCCAGTCGCTGGCCCGGATCGTCGAGGAACTCGGCGCGGCCTACGACGAGGGTCCCGGCTCCGGACGGCCCGACGCCTTTGAGGTCGCGGCCGAGCTGGCCGCCTACCGGGACGCCGTGCTGCTCCAGCTCGACGCCGAGGAACGCGCGGGCGCACCGGCGGCGATGGCGTACTGGGGGGAACGGCTCCGCGCGGTGCGCGAACAGGCCCCGTTGCCCCGGCCGGACTCCCCCGCCGCCGGGTCGGCGCCGAGCGGTTCGGCCGCGGTGCGGATGCCCGCGCCGCCGGCCGGTGTGCCCTTCCCCGACCTGCTCCACGCCTGCCGGGCGGCGGCAGCGGTGCTGTTCGGGGCCGGCCATGTGGTGCCGCTCGGCTACCCGTGGGGCGGCCGGCCGCCCGGCGCCGCACCGGTGCTCGGCTGCTTCCTCAACACCGTGGTCTTCCCGACCGCCACCGGGGACGCACCCGCGGCGTCCGCGACGGCCGAGGCCTGGTGGGACGACCTGGACCACGCCGCCACCCCCTTCGACGCCGTGGTGCACGCCGCCCGCGCGGCCGGCTCCGGCTGGACCGGACGGCTCGACGGCATGCTGACCGTCGACGACGCCCGGCGACACCCCCCGCTGCGGCTGGGCGGCGTGACGGGCCGTGAGGTCCATATCGACGGCCGGGCCGTGCGCGGTCCGTTCGCGGTCTCCGTCACCCAGGGCCCCCAGCTGCACCTGCGGATGGTGTGGGACCGCGCGATCCTCCCCGACGACACCGCCGAGAGCGCCTTCACCGCGCTCGCCGACGCGCTGCGGACGCCGGCGCCGACGCCCGCCTGA
- a CDS encoding non-ribosomal peptide synthetase codes for MLPLSSSQEIVWLHEQVQPGSRAYNFTAALDLWGTLDTEALRRGLAATLDRHPGLRLELVAVAGAMPGQRVAEACVPRLHTVDLSGEADPERAFQELLRTEAETPLDTFEAPLLRWTLVRLADERHRLIHVEHHLIHDGHSFAILLRDVFSVYRGHVLGEPVELPSAPSYADHVRARTRDEEAAERRDGLEFWAGELREMSYDMPLPGLTRPGSRRRHHGGQLRQSIGADLAEALRGHARERGLTPFATLLGLFAELLRRHSGRSQMVIGTAVGNRPRGFEGAVGMFVNTIPLALRLDPAAPAEESMDEVTDTLIRALPHQEVPIQELTRTLGLHTSGADNPLFSVMFSAHDAELPEVDVPGLDITLFEGFNTGTTRFDLDVVLLPDDRRGVGPRHGAAGMTLVWDYDADMFGEDVAKLLAGRFLDLLRAYLDAPGAALADLALPAAPQALPAAAAPAPEHDPLDPATAHDASLPALLVGARRITYGDLDAQVTSLAERMRAAGVTAGQPVAAVLPRGADSVVALLACLRTRAVYCPLSPSDPQARLELLLGRLGPALVLTSADASVTLPDGLPTATVDAPVLPPARAAEVVPGAAYIIHTSGSTGVPKPVAVGRAALENHLTGAADRFGLGPGDRVLLFAQPSFDVALEEVLPSLYAGACLVAPEREVPTGTELAALLVAARVTVANLPTSYFLATREEMRPVLRDGHWAPRLLVLGGERLPADVMRAYLADSDSTVLNVYGVTEAAISSTVQEITRDGLADGAEIPLGTELPGERIHVLDAHHRPLPDGAVGELAIAGAGLAEGYVGNPETTAARFIDVEALGGERVYLTGDLGYRGLDGLLYFLGRRDHQVKLRGYRIELEEVEAAASAALGGRSCAVVLDRDAAGGPRLVGFLESADDGAPWDEQALHTELSRRLPSALVPGRWARLDAMPRLAGGKPNRVALTRQASALEPAVPVEENPGAPAPLPSDPMTELLAEGWREALGHGRFDASSDFFRSGGHSLLAAQLAAWLEPRLGQRPPLRLLFQNPVLADQATALAAVGTPAVSAPAASTTVTESR; via the coding sequence ATGCTTCCGCTCTCCTCCTCGCAGGAGATCGTCTGGCTGCACGAACAGGTGCAACCGGGCAGCCGCGCCTACAACTTCACCGCCGCACTCGACCTGTGGGGCACCCTCGACACCGAGGCGCTGCGCCGTGGACTCGCCGCCACCCTCGACCGCCACCCCGGTCTGCGGCTGGAACTCGTCGCCGTCGCCGGGGCGATGCCGGGGCAGCGGGTCGCCGAGGCCTGTGTGCCGCGGCTGCACACGGTGGACCTGAGCGGGGAGGCGGACCCGGAGCGCGCGTTCCAAGAGCTGCTGCGCACCGAGGCGGAGACTCCGCTCGACACCTTCGAGGCACCGCTGCTGCGCTGGACGCTGGTCCGGCTCGCGGACGAGCGGCACCGGCTCATCCACGTCGAACACCACCTGATCCACGACGGTCACTCGTTCGCGATCCTGCTGCGCGACGTGTTCTCCGTCTACCGGGGCCACGTCCTGGGCGAGCCGGTGGAGCTGCCGTCCGCGCCGTCGTACGCCGACCACGTCCGGGCGCGTACCCGGGACGAGGAGGCCGCGGAGCGGCGGGACGGTCTGGAGTTCTGGGCCGGTGAACTGCGCGAGATGTCCTACGACATGCCGCTGCCCGGTCTGACCCGGCCCGGCTCCCGGCGCCGGCACCACGGCGGACAGCTGCGGCAGTCGATCGGTGCGGATCTGGCGGAGGCGCTGCGCGGCCATGCCCGTGAGCGCGGTCTGACGCCGTTCGCCACGCTCCTGGGGCTCTTCGCCGAACTGCTGCGCCGGCACAGCGGCCGCTCGCAGATGGTGATCGGCACCGCGGTAGGCAACCGCCCGCGCGGTTTCGAGGGCGCGGTGGGCATGTTCGTCAACACCATCCCGCTCGCGCTCCGGCTGGACCCGGCCGCCCCGGCCGAGGAGTCCATGGACGAGGTGACCGACACCCTCATCCGTGCGCTGCCGCACCAGGAGGTGCCGATCCAGGAGCTGACCCGCACGCTCGGCCTGCACACCTCGGGCGCCGACAACCCGCTGTTCAGCGTCATGTTCAGCGCCCACGACGCCGAGCTGCCCGAGGTCGACGTCCCCGGTCTGGACATCACCCTGTTCGAGGGCTTCAACACCGGCACCACCCGCTTCGACCTGGACGTCGTGCTGCTGCCGGACGACCGGCGCGGGGTCGGCCCCCGGCACGGCGCGGCGGGGATGACCCTGGTCTGGGACTACGACGCCGACATGTTCGGCGAGGACGTGGCGAAGCTGCTCGCCGGACGGTTCCTGGACCTGCTGCGGGCGTACCTCGACGCGCCCGGCGCCGCCCTGGCCGACCTGGCTTTGCCGGCCGCGCCGCAGGCCCTCCCGGCCGCCGCCGCGCCGGCGCCGGAACACGATCCGCTCGACCCCGCGACCGCGCACGACGCATCCCTGCCCGCCCTGCTCGTCGGCGCCCGCCGGATCACCTACGGCGACCTCGATGCCCAGGTCACCTCGCTGGCGGAGCGGATGCGGGCGGCGGGAGTGACCGCCGGGCAGCCGGTGGCCGCCGTGCTGCCGCGCGGTGCCGACTCGGTCGTGGCGCTGCTGGCCTGTCTGCGGACCCGGGCGGTGTACTGCCCGCTGTCGCCGTCCGACCCGCAGGCCCGCCTCGAACTGCTGCTGGGCCGGCTGGGTCCGGCGCTGGTGCTGACCTCCGCGGACGCCTCGGTCACGCTGCCCGACGGGCTGCCGACGGCGACGGTCGACGCCCCGGTCCTGCCGCCGGCCCGGGCCGCCGAGGTCGTGCCCGGTGCCGCCTACATCATCCACACCTCCGGCTCGACGGGCGTGCCCAAGCCCGTCGCCGTCGGCCGTGCGGCGCTGGAGAACCATCTGACGGGCGCCGCCGACCGGTTCGGGCTCGGCCCGGGCGACCGGGTGCTGCTGTTCGCCCAGCCGTCGTTCGACGTGGCCCTCGAAGAGGTGCTGCCGTCGCTGTACGCCGGGGCGTGCCTGGTCGCCCCCGAGCGCGAGGTACCCACCGGCACCGAGCTGGCCGCACTGCTGGTCGCCGCCCGGGTCACCGTGGCCAACCTGCCGACGAGTTACTTCCTCGCCACCCGCGAGGAGATGCGCCCCGTACTCCGCGACGGGCACTGGGCGCCGCGGCTGCTGGTGCTCGGCGGGGAACGCCTCCCGGCGGACGTGATGCGGGCCTACCTGGCCGACTCCGACAGCACCGTGCTCAATGTCTACGGCGTCACGGAAGCCGCCATCAGCTCCACCGTCCAGGAGATCACCCGGGACGGGCTCGCCGACGGCGCGGAGATTCCGCTCGGCACCGAGCTGCCCGGCGAACGGATCCATGTCCTGGACGCCCACCACCGGCCGCTGCCGGACGGCGCGGTCGGTGAACTGGCCATCGCCGGAGCCGGGTTGGCGGAGGGGTACGTCGGCAACCCGGAGACCACCGCCGCCCGGTTCATCGACGTCGAGGCCCTCGGCGGCGAGCGGGTCTACCTCACCGGCGACCTCGGCTACCGCGGCCTCGACGGACTGCTCTACTTCCTGGGACGCCGCGACCACCAGGTCAAACTGCGGGGCTACCGCATCGAGCTGGAGGAGGTGGAGGCCGCCGCCTCCGCCGCGCTCGGCGGCCGGTCCTGCGCCGTCGTCCTGGACCGTGACGCCGCGGGCGGGCCCCGGCTGGTCGGCTTCCTGGAGAGTGCGGACGACGGTGCGCCGTGGGACGAGCAGGCGTTGCACACGGAGCTGAGCCGCCGGCTGCCGAGCGCCCTGGTACCGGGGCGCTGGGCACGGCTCGATGCCATGCCGCGGCTGGCCGGGGGCAAGCCGAACCGCGTCGCGCTGACCCGCCAGGCCTCTGCGCTGGAGCCGGCCGTCCCCGTCGAGGAGAACCCGGGCGCACCCGCGCCGCTGCCGTCCGATCCGATGACGGAGCTGCTGGCCGAGGGCTGGCGGGAGGCGCTGGGCCACGGCCGCTTCGACGCGTCCTCGGACTTCTTCCGGTCCGGCGGCCATTCGCTGCTCGCCGCGCAGTTGGCGGCCTGGCTGGAACCGCGGCTGGGGCAGCGTCCGCCGCTGCGGCTGCTCTTCCAGAACCCGGTGCTGGCCGACCAGGCCACCGCGCTCGCGGCCGTCGGCACCCCCGCCGTGTCCGCCCCCGCCGCCTCGACCACTGTGACGGAGTCCCGATGA
- a CDS encoding non-ribosomal peptide synthetase, with the protein MTQPTTARTAAPTTAAGTRRTDPYSSTLSIARTAAPATEDPGGVLALFEEWARRSPEAPAVIDGAHTWTYRQIDDAAEESARALRDRVRPGDLVGVCLDRSAALVVTAVALARLGAVYLPMGPRPGERRTEAVTEDLDVACLIGDPEVLPPRHRAAEHLPLALPGEGANATATVVAAFAAPAATARRAPSGAFYAVLTSGSTGRPKAVAVGEPALAALLDWHRATSGLAPGDRQSLLIGVAFDPHLLELWAGLTSGAALVPAPDEVRWDPMVLADWWRESAVSVCVAATPMVEPLLERPWPQDLTLRHLFVGGDRMRRRPGADVTAAVHNAYGPAEATVVSTVYTMHGSDSAAGTGSAPPIGRPLPGVTVVVADADGRPVERGAEGELLIGGGGLALGYLDPELTARRFRAMPEGLDLPGVERLYRTGDRVRMPDDGELEFVGRLDDQVKISGVRIEPAEVEAAFEKDPAVLGAVVAAPRTADGRTRLVAYVRAAAGAVLTAEALLPAVRAWLPEQAVPSDVRIVDSFPLDANGKVDRAELARRAAGGHEPRPGDAPEDGGLPADATPGERLVLSAVRELLDRPGTSLTDSFTGSGGTSLLAARLLTVIEKESGVRLRAPELLRQPDLRAVALLVDTRLAARQPAGA; encoded by the coding sequence ATGACCCAGCCGACGACCGCCCGGACGGCGGCCCCGACGACGGCCGCCGGCACCCGGCGGACCGACCCGTACAGCAGCACGCTCAGCATCGCCCGCACCGCCGCCCCGGCCACCGAGGACCCGGGCGGAGTGCTCGCCCTCTTCGAGGAGTGGGCCCGGCGTTCGCCGGAGGCTCCCGCGGTGATCGACGGTGCCCACACCTGGACGTACCGGCAGATCGACGACGCCGCCGAGGAGAGTGCGCGGGCGCTGCGCGACCGGGTGCGGCCCGGAGACCTGGTCGGCGTCTGCCTCGACCGTTCGGCCGCGCTGGTGGTGACCGCCGTCGCGCTCGCCAGGCTCGGCGCCGTCTATCTGCCGATGGGCCCCCGCCCCGGCGAGCGCCGCACCGAGGCCGTCACCGAGGACCTCGACGTCGCCTGTCTGATCGGCGATCCCGAGGTCCTGCCGCCCCGGCACCGGGCGGCCGAGCACCTGCCGCTGGCGCTGCCCGGCGAGGGCGCCAACGCCACCGCCACGGTGGTGGCGGCGTTCGCCGCGCCCGCCGCCACGGCCCGTCGCGCCCCCTCCGGGGCGTTCTACGCCGTGCTGACCTCGGGCTCCACCGGCCGCCCCAAGGCGGTGGCGGTCGGCGAGCCCGCGCTGGCCGCGCTGTTGGACTGGCACCGTGCCACGAGCGGTCTGGCCCCCGGCGACCGGCAGTCCCTGCTGATCGGCGTCGCGTTCGACCCGCATCTGCTGGAGCTGTGGGCCGGGCTGACGTCCGGTGCCGCGCTGGTGCCCGCGCCGGACGAGGTCCGCTGGGACCCGATGGTGCTGGCCGACTGGTGGCGGGAGTCCGCGGTGTCGGTGTGCGTCGCGGCCACCCCGATGGTGGAGCCGCTGCTGGAGCGGCCCTGGCCACAGGACCTGACACTGCGTCATCTGTTCGTGGGCGGCGACCGGATGCGCCGCCGGCCCGGCGCGGACGTGACCGCCGCCGTCCACAACGCCTACGGTCCGGCCGAGGCCACCGTGGTCTCCACCGTGTACACCATGCACGGCTCGGACAGCGCGGCGGGCACCGGGTCCGCGCCGCCGATCGGCCGCCCCCTCCCGGGGGTGACCGTGGTCGTCGCCGACGCGGACGGCCGGCCCGTCGAGCGGGGCGCGGAGGGTGAACTCCTCATCGGCGGAGGCGGTCTGGCGCTCGGCTACCTCGATCCCGAACTGACCGCGCGCCGCTTTCGCGCGATGCCCGAGGGGCTCGACCTGCCCGGCGTGGAGCGCCTGTACCGCACCGGGGACCGGGTGCGGATGCCGGATGACGGGGAGCTGGAGTTCGTCGGCCGCCTCGACGACCAGGTCAAGATCAGTGGGGTACGGATCGAACCGGCCGAGGTGGAGGCCGCGTTCGAGAAGGACCCGGCGGTGCTCGGCGCCGTCGTCGCCGCGCCGCGTACCGCCGACGGCCGCACCCGCCTGGTGGCGTACGTCCGGGCTGCGGCCGGCGCGGTGCTCACCGCGGAGGCGCTGCTGCCTGCCGTACGCGCCTGGCTGCCGGAGCAGGCGGTGCCCTCGGACGTACGGATCGTGGACTCCTTCCCCCTGGACGCCAACGGCAAGGTGGACCGGGCCGAGCTGGCCCGGCGGGCGGCCGGCGGCCACGAGCCCCGCCCCGGCGACGCCCCCGAGGACGGCGGCCTGCCCGCCGACGCCACCCCCGGCGAGCGGCTGGTGCTGAGCGCCGTCCGTGAGCTGCTCGACCGGCCCGGGACCTCGCTGACGGACAGCTTCACCGGCTCCGGCGGCACCTCGCTGCTCGCCGCCCGGCTGCTGACCGTCATCGAGAAGGAGAGCGGGGTACGGCTGCGCGCCCCCGAACTGCTGCGGCAGCCGGACCTGCGCGCGGTGGCGCTGCTCGTCGACACCCGCCTCGCCGCCCGGCAGCCGGCGGGAGCCTGA